A genomic region of Gossypium hirsutum isolate 1008001.06 chromosome D01, Gossypium_hirsutum_v2.1, whole genome shotgun sequence contains the following coding sequences:
- the LOC107921178 gene encoding zinc finger protein CONSTANS-LIKE 16: MISSKKMANAVGAKTVRACDSCIKKRARWYCAADDAFLCQACDSSVHSANPLARRHKRVRLKTASVKSSGDELPLESFSPSWDRGFTRKARTRRPVKGSIHRKPLKAKNNPVPVVPEVGIDEIFDPFVAELCTSTTSTEAAVSAVGNEAETAATESKAFMGQDVDGSHGLFPSEMDLAEFAADVESLLGKGLENESFTMVELGLTGSKDLREYSYGNGQVKIEDEESFEGGMVREPFELSFNYDSPPSCGGVDELVKEEVEVKSKEGGECQENTAKKKKRKTLLNLDYEAVITAWATQGSPWTSGGKPDLDPDECWPDCMGNGGTEVQQSYSGLIGMGGQQQAMGDGGREARVSRYREKRRTRLFSKKIRYEVRKLNAEKRPRMKGRFVKRASFLTGPAFPLLNK, translated from the exons ATGATATCTAGCAAAAAGATGGCGAACGCCGTTGGTGCCAAAACCGTTAGAGCTTGTGATAGCTGTATAAAGAAAAGGGCTCGTTGGTACTGTGCTGCTGATGATGCTTTTCTTTGTCAAGCCTGCGATTCTTCAGTTCATTCGGCCAATCCACTTGCTCGTAGACATAAAAGAGTCCGCCTAAAAACTGCTTCAGTTAAGTCCTCAGGTGATGAACTTCCTTTGGAGAGTTTTTCACCCTCGTGGGATAGAGGGTTTACCAGAAAGGCAAGGACAAGGCGACCCGTGAAGGGCTCCATTCATCGAAAGCCACTTAAAGCTAAGAACAACCCGGTTCCTGTTGTGCCAGAAGTTGGTATTGATGAGATATTTGACCCCTTTGTTGCTGAATTATGCACTTCTACAACGTCAACTGAAGCTGCGGTGAGTGCTGTAGGAAATGAAGCTGAAACTGCTGCAACTGAGTCTAAAGCTTTCATGGGACAAGATGTTGATGGTTCACATGGGCTTTTCCCGTCTGAGATGGATCTTGCAGAGTTTGCTGCTGATGTTGAGAGTTTGCTTGGAAAGGGTCTTGAGAATGAGTCCTTTACTATGGTGGAGCTGGGTCTAACAGGCTCCAAAGACTTGAGGGAGTATTCATACGGAAACGGTCAAGTGAAGATTGAAGACGAAGAGAGTTTTGAAGGTGGCATGGTGAGAGAACCCTTTGAGTTGAGCTTTAACTATGACTCTCCACCAAGCTGTGGAGGGGTGGATGAGTTGGTAAAGGAAGAGGTAGAAGTGAAGAGTAAAGAGGGTGGGGAATGTCAGGAGAATACTGCAAAAAAGAAGAAACGGAAGACACTTTTGAACTTAGATTATGAAGCCGTAATCACCGCCTGGGCAACCCAAGGGTCTCCTTGGACTTCTGGTGGCAAACCAGATTTGGACCCAGACGAATGCTGGCCAGATTGCATG GGAAATGGTGGAACAGAAGTTCAGCAGAGCTATAGTGGTTTGATAGGAATGGGAGGACAGCAGCAGGCAATGGGGGACGGAGGTAGAGAAGCAAGAGTATCAAGGTACAGAGAAAAGCGGAGAACAAGGTTGTTCTCCAAGAAAATAAGGTACGAGGTTCGCAAACTTAATGCGGAGAAGAGGCCTCGAATGAAAGGGAGGTTCGTCAAAAGGGCATCCTTTCTTACAGGACCTGCTTTTCCATTGCTTAACAAGTAG